A window of Streptomyces sp. DG1A-41 contains these coding sequences:
- the tkt gene encoding transketolase produces the protein MSTQTADSFEWTGLDRRAVDTARLLAADAVQRVGNGHPGTAMSLAPAAYTIFQKVMRHDPADPEWTGRDRFVLSPGHTSLTLYTQLYLAGYELELDDLKAFRTHGSKTPGHPEYGHTAGVETTTGPLGQGVANAVGMAMAARYERGLFDPDAPEGESPFDHTIWAIVSDGDLQEGVSAEASSLAGHQKLGNLVFLYDDNHISIEGDTATAFSEDVLKRYEAYGWHVQRIEPREDGDVDVHALYAALKEAQAEAGRPSIIAMRTIIAWPAPNARNTEASHGSALGEDEVAATKRLLGFDPEQTFEVADEVLAHTRKALDRGAEAHAAWDKRIAAWRGENPERAATFDRVGKGELPTGWEDALPVFEPGKAVATRAASGKVLQSLGTVVPELWGGSADLAGSNNTTIDKTSSFLPKGNPLPEADPYGRTIHFGIREFSMAAEMNGIALHGNTRIYGGTFLVFSDYMRNAVRMSALMQLPVTYVWTHDSIGLGEDGPTHQPVEHLAALRAIPGLNVVRPADANETALAWAEILRRHTTEPAPHGLALTRQGVPTYEPNPDTARGGYVRTEAEGGEPQVILIATGSEVHVAVEAREHLQAAGVPTRVVSMPSVEWFEEQPREYRERVLPPSVKARVAVEAGIGLTWHRFVGDAGRIVSLEHFGASADAKTLFAEYGFTPENVVAAARESLTAARV, from the coding sequence ATGAGCACGCAGACAGCGGACAGTTTCGAATGGACCGGACTCGACCGGCGTGCCGTCGACACCGCCCGCCTGCTGGCGGCCGATGCCGTCCAGCGGGTCGGAAACGGCCATCCCGGCACCGCGATGAGCCTGGCGCCGGCCGCCTACACGATCTTTCAGAAGGTGATGCGGCACGACCCGGCCGATCCGGAGTGGACCGGCCGTGACCGCTTCGTCCTGTCCCCCGGTCACACCTCGCTGACCCTCTACACGCAGCTGTACCTCGCGGGCTACGAGCTGGAGCTGGACGACCTGAAGGCGTTCCGCACGCACGGCTCGAAGACACCCGGGCACCCCGAGTACGGCCACACCGCGGGCGTGGAGACCACCACCGGCCCGCTCGGCCAGGGCGTCGCGAACGCGGTCGGCATGGCGATGGCCGCCCGCTACGAGCGCGGCCTGTTCGACCCGGACGCGCCCGAGGGCGAGTCCCCCTTCGACCACACCATCTGGGCCATCGTCTCCGACGGCGACCTCCAGGAGGGCGTCTCCGCCGAGGCATCCTCGCTGGCCGGCCACCAGAAGCTCGGCAACCTGGTCTTCCTCTACGACGACAACCACATCTCCATCGAGGGCGACACCGCGACCGCGTTCTCCGAGGACGTGCTGAAGCGGTACGAGGCCTACGGCTGGCACGTGCAGCGGATCGAGCCGCGGGAGGACGGGGACGTCGACGTGCACGCGCTGTACGCGGCGCTGAAGGAGGCCCAGGCCGAGGCCGGGCGCCCCTCGATCATCGCGATGCGCACCATCATCGCCTGGCCCGCCCCGAACGCGCGGAACACCGAGGCCTCCCACGGCTCGGCGCTCGGCGAGGACGAAGTCGCCGCCACCAAGCGCCTCCTCGGTTTCGACCCGGAGCAGACCTTCGAGGTCGCCGACGAGGTGCTGGCGCACACCCGCAAGGCCCTGGACCGGGGCGCCGAGGCGCACGCCGCCTGGGACAAGCGGATCGCCGCCTGGCGCGGCGAGAACCCGGAGCGGGCCGCCACGTTCGACCGGGTCGGCAAGGGCGAGCTGCCCACGGGCTGGGAGGACGCCCTGCCGGTGTTCGAGCCGGGCAAGGCGGTCGCCACCCGGGCCGCGTCCGGCAAGGTGCTCCAGTCCCTCGGCACCGTCGTCCCCGAGTTGTGGGGCGGCTCGGCCGACCTGGCCGGCTCCAACAACACCACCATCGACAAGACGTCGTCCTTCCTGCCGAAGGGCAACCCGCTGCCGGAGGCCGACCCCTACGGCCGCACGATCCACTTCGGCATCCGCGAGTTCTCCATGGCCGCGGAGATGAACGGCATCGCCCTGCACGGCAACACCCGGATCTACGGCGGCACCTTCCTGGTCTTCTCCGACTACATGCGCAACGCCGTGCGGATGTCGGCCCTGATGCAGCTGCCGGTGACGTACGTGTGGACGCACGACTCCATCGGCCTGGGCGAGGACGGCCCGACCCACCAGCCGGTCGAGCACCTGGCCGCGCTGCGCGCCATCCCGGGGCTGAACGTCGTACGCCCGGCCGATGCCAACGAGACCGCGCTCGCCTGGGCCGAGATCCTCAGGCGGCACACCACCGAACCGGCCCCGCACGGTCTCGCGCTCACCCGCCAGGGTGTGCCCACGTACGAGCCGAACCCGGACACGGCACGCGGCGGTTACGTGAGGACCGAGGCGGAAGGCGGCGAGCCGCAGGTGATCCTCATCGCCACGGGTTCCGAGGTGCACGTCGCCGTCGAGGCGCGTGAGCACCTCCAGGCGGCGGGCGTGCCCACCCGGGTCGTGTCCATGCCGTCCGTGGAGTGGTTCGAGGAGCAGCCGCGCGAGTACCGCGAGCGCGTCCTGCCGCCGTCCGTGAAGGCCCGGGTGGCGGTCGAGGCCGGTATCGGCCTGACCTGGCACCGGTTCGTGGGGGACGCGGGACGCATCGTCTCCCTGGAGCACTTCGGCGCCTCCGCCGACGCGAAGACCCTGTTCGCCGAGTACGGCTTCACCCCCGAGAACGTCGTCGCCGCCGCCCGCGAGTCCCTGACCGCGGCCCGTGTCTGA